One Candidatus Sulfurimonas baltica DNA segment encodes these proteins:
- a CDS encoding tetratricopeptide repeat protein, whose amino-acid sequence MINKAHEAYNKGDFTTAFELYSTLAESGNADAQTSLAYMYQNAQGCEKNDKNALELYEKAAEAKQPYALFNLAILYMNGLGGVQHDQFKAHDLHMEAATREVPPAMYEAALMLERGLGCSQNYSEAAFWYEEGAKRGHLESFNNLGVLYKEGHGVSLDEARCFICFSKAAEGGLAEGLYNLGQLYDQGFGCEQDHDMALDLCRKAAYKGHVKAKAIIKGLQEEGKIVF is encoded by the coding sequence ATGATAAACAAAGCACACGAAGCCTATAATAAAGGTGATTTTACGACTGCTTTTGAGCTGTATTCAACATTAGCAGAGAGTGGCAATGCAGATGCTCAAACCTCTTTGGCATACATGTATCAAAATGCCCAAGGGTGTGAAAAAAACGATAAAAATGCACTTGAACTTTACGAAAAAGCAGCTGAGGCAAAACAACCGTATGCACTTTTTAATTTAGCTATACTTTATATGAATGGTCTCGGTGGAGTACAACACGACCAATTCAAAGCACATGACCTTCACATGGAGGCCGCTACAAGAGAAGTTCCGCCTGCCATGTATGAAGCTGCACTGATGCTTGAGCGTGGACTTGGATGTTCACAGAACTATTCCGAGGCTGCTTTTTGGTATGAAGAGGGGGCAAAGAGAGGACATCTGGAATCTTTTAACAACCTTGGTGTCCTTTATAAAGAGGGTCATGGCGTTAGTTTAGACGAAGCTAGATGTTTTATCTGTTTTTCTAAAGCCGCCGAAGGTGGGTTGGCTGAAGGTCTTTACAACCTCGGTCAACTATACGATCAAGGTTTTGGGTGCGAGCAAGACCACGATATGGCACTTGACTTGTGCAGAAAGGCTGCCTATAAAGGTCATGTAAAGGCTAAA